GATTTGTTTAGTCAGAACAACAGAACGGTCCAGTGTTTTCCACTCATCTGTTCTTGGGTCAGTGTGCTGCTGAAGGACCCATGTCCTGTGACTCAAACACAGCTTTCTGACACTGGACTGTAGGTTTTCTCCCTTTATTTCCCAATTTAGCAAAGTCAGTtggtcttctgctgctggaaaCTCTGGTCGTGTCCGAGGAAGGTGCACAATCCACAATCCCTTTTTATTCACCTTTACTTTTCGGTGAATTTGCACTTAGGCTTTGATTGCCAACTTTGCCTGCTgtaggcattgccaattatgcccgctagggggcgcccagctgaccggtagcagtgctgaggttcagaatcccagtactggtgtgctagcggattgtTCTGCTCCACCACTGTGCACTGCAGACTTGAGGCACCCAGTGCCTGAGACAttaaagcaaccccaaaacatcattgAGCCTCCTTTATGTTTCATGTTTCGTAAGCTTCATTATCTTTTGCTCCTGTAATATCTCTCTTAAGAAAGCCATTCTGTCCTGTTGTGGCTTGCCTGTAGATGATTCCCATTCTGTCACTCCAGTCCAGAGACTGAACAGCAGCTCTTCTGAgacggcttctcacaagactttaacagaatgtctgtgggaatttgtgctcgctTAATCAAAACATGACAGCGTTTCTATTGCTGGGTGCTGACGTTGATCAAGAAGCtccagtcgatgttccggttcattccagagctgttgagtggggctgaggtccgggctctgtgcaggaaagggccttccttaaactgttgctgcaatgttgatttttaacttgtctCTTTTTCAGTCGAGTCAAAAGTTAGAGTTTGACATGATTGGGAAGTACGTCTACGACGCTATCGGCCAGCGCATTCGTATCGGAGAGATCGGCCATGAAAAGAACCAAACGTTCAATCAGGACTTTCTGCTCCTTTTTAAagaggtacaacacacacacacacacacacacacacacacacacacacacacacacacacacacacacacacacacacaattactacACCtacaaataaactattaaaaacggACACTGATCTTGTGCTTGATAACTGCTTGGTCCTGGTCAAGGATGGCTGCCAAATCATCGCAGGTCACCACACATCACTAGAGACAATTTTGACAAGCCAGTCcatctactggcatgttttggcAGATGAAATAAAACCAGAGGGTGCCTACATGGTACCTCAAAGTTTAAAAGACTCTAGTGTGGTGGAGAGAAGGTGGTGAGGATCTAACCCAGCTCTCCAGGACCCATGTTGTTGTAGATGAATAGTCGCTCTTCTGagagggcttctcacaagactgtgaagtgggtctgtgggaatttgtgcccgttcagtcaaaatatGACAGCATTTGAATGGATGTTGGTCAGGAAATGATTGCACCAACCTTGAAAAGGATGCATTTAATGCCCATGCGTGGTGAGGAGGCTTAGGAAGGCAAAGATCTCTCAAAGAGTCACCAAATCAAGGATTAGATGTCGCCAGGCTCCCGAATTATTGTCGTAGCCCTTTGGTGAGCCGATGGAGTAACTGTAGCCTCGTCCAGTGTGATGACCACTAACATCAGGTCACTGATGAAAAACCACCACATTAGCGataagaaggaaagaaggacCGGGTCGACCTGACGACTGAACTGACTCTCCTCTCATTCACCTTCTCCTCAGGGTGTGATATTTGTGATCGACGAAGCCAAGCAGACGTGTGAGAAACAGAAACTGACCGGTTCATTCCAGCCCATGCAGATCCCGTCCGACGCCAAATTCTGGGCACAGGTGGTGCTGGGGAGCCTCGCTGGTCCTGGACAGGGTCTCCTCGCCAACTCCTGGATTGGTGAAATACCCGAAGATAAAGGTAAACACCACTCACACATGAACAGCACTAATAATCACAAGCTTGGTGTTCAGAATTAGATCTGGGAAGTTGATTTAAACATACACTGAATGgacaaaactatgtggacgccccttttaAAAGGTGTGTAGAATAACTCatagaaattatatgcttctaactttttggaaacactgaatcCCAAGTGCCACCCAAGTGGACTTTAACTCTACccatctggttcctctcaaggttacCTCCTGTAGTTATAAAggcagtcgccctcggcttgctcagcagggtttttttggtctgttggtcctggattctgtaaagttgctttgagacgatgtctattgcaaaaagcgctatataaataaatgacttacgttttcagcatttagcagactatgacagtatactgtctaagcaattaagggttgagggccttgctcaagggttcaacagtgacaaactggcagtggtgaggcttgaaccagcaaccttttgattactaatctagttccttaaccactaggctacaacaaagATGAACTGAAATGCCGATTGTGAGCCAGACAGAATAGTCCCAAATTCCAACAGGCTCTCCAACATCTTGCAGAGAGTCTTTCCATTTTCCATCCGATTGTATGTCGTGTTAAATAGAAGCGTCCACTTAATGCcataaaaatgtaaacgtagCCGCGAAGGAGGGTTTGGGGTGATATTAACGGCCTTGGTTTTGGATTGGGGAGCGTtgacatacttctggccatgtaTTCTGTGGAGGTTCTCAGTCATCCAGGTCATGGTAGTGTTGAGCGCTTGAGTTGAGGAGGAGACTGGACTTCTATTTTAGGTTCTTGAAGACCTTTAGTACCAACGGCCTGAAGAACCATAGGCTTCCTCGGTTCTAAAGACAGTTGTAGCCAGTTGTAgcggataaggtactggactaataacctaaaggttgctggttcaagccacaccactaccaggttgggTCTataaggcccttaatcctcaaatgCCAAaaaagacaatatactgtcacactactgtaagtcgctttggataaaagcgcctgctaaatgctgaaaatgtaaacgtgatGAGGAGCCCCATGTATTCAACTTCTAGTCGGGTTGTTCCTTGGAGGTGGTCCTCAGAGTCGTTGGCCCACCCTGCCAACATGTGGgtcgccttccgatgcatttttccagcgtcgtaccaactttttaacgccgtcagcaaaaaatgttctcggttgagctcgtagccactgatgcagcgctgctttcacatcatcatcatcatcatcgcaagaaaatcttcttccccttaaagcttctttgagcttcacTTTGTGAAGATCCCTCGTTGTGTCGTAAACCACCACCTCTGTTTAAAGGTGGTCGTTTTAACTGGACATAGATGGCCTCCTGTACTCCTCTTTCTAACCAACCATCTCTGTATACAAGAAGCGTCCCTTCTCCTTTATGTATGTACATACTTGTCCTGATGACCTGGCTCTCTTGTTGTGGTTGTTTATTCTCTCCTATCTATGTGTCAAGAACCCAAAAGAAGTCCATTCGAGACTTCTGGGTGTACGATGTGTTTTTCTCTGTAACGGTGTCGTGTTTCTGTCTCCGTAGCCAAGTACATTCTCAGTTACACCGAGTTCGGCTGCCTCCCCATCAGCTCTCTCTATAAAGCGCCACAGACCGACTGGATCCTCACCACGTAAGTGCGCGCCAACTGTACCTATACGTTAGGCCTTCATAGCACCATCATAGCACCATCATAGCGCATTCATGACTTCTCTGTCCTGTCTGATATTCTTTTATTAaatcttctttattttattttattttttttagcttttttgacATCGTTCTTGGTATCGAGGACCCGGGTAAGTTGATGGTTCCAGATTTCTGCCTGgatgctgctgtggaaacagaGAAGGAAGGAGATTTCTTCAGCGTCTTCTTCTGATTCGACTTCTTCATCCTATTAATGAACAGTCACGCCTAACATACATGTGATCACTGTTTAAAATAAACCAGAGCTTCAGAAGTCAGTGTGTCTTCTTACTTTACATGTTTATCATTAATGTCACAGTTCATGAAGTCTGATATACActttttggccaaaagtatct
The sequence above is drawn from the Trichomycterus rosablanca isolate fTriRos1 chromosome 14, fTriRos1.hap1, whole genome shotgun sequence genome and encodes:
- the epdl1 gene encoding ependymin-like 1; this translates as MQLGVFSALLLLVAGGCSAQRPQPCRTPPLLQGKVTVSSQKLEFDMIGKYVYDAIGQRIRIGEIGHEKNQTFNQDFLLLFKEGVIFVIDEAKQTCEKQKLTGSFQPMQIPSDAKFWAQVVLGSLAGPGQGLLANSWIGEIPEDKAKYILSYTEFGCLPISSLYKAPQTDWILTTFFDIVLGIEDPGKLMVPDFCLDAAVETEKEGDFFSVFF